CCAATGGCTGGCGTCACACGAATGGTGACCGGTGGGCTAAGTTGATTCAGACCAGCATTAATCAAGGCAGCAATAATCTCTGATGCCATATCAGCACAGTAAACCCCGCCAATAAATGAAATCAGTGCAAATAACACCTGTCGCCATAGACGATGTGGACGACTGGAAAGTACATAAAGTGCCGCTCCAGCAAGAGAGCAAACCACCACTGCTGGGGTTGCCTCCGGAAACATGGCAGCAAAAGTCACCCCTGCCGAAGCGGTAGTCACCCCCACCGGCAACGTTAATGGTTCATACATGGAATATTCGATAGGAAAAAATGAAGAACGTCAGATATAAAAAAAGCCCCACCGAAATGGGGCAATAAGCGTGATATAGAAACGTAAAAGAACAGCCCTACACATTGCTGAAGCTAGTTTGTGGTGCTCGGTACTTATCCCGAAGATGTTCAGGCGCTGGTTAACCTGACATCGGGCCAATCTCAGGTGACATGATGAAAATCTCCAGCATTACCCGCGCAGTTACGCTGACACCACAATCGGCTGAACCATCGCCATTAGACAAAGAGGAATTGTGCATGGCTAGGTTTTATGGCAATGGCCCATGCGATTGTGCAGCACACCAAACGCTCCGGGCTATCCCTTCATCGCTGAATGGTGTGCTGATAACTGGAGCGGCCAGCGGGAATCGAACCCGCATCTTCAGCTTGGAAGGCTGGGGTAATAGCCATTATACG
The sequence above is drawn from the Yersinia enterocolitica subsp. enterocolitica genome and encodes:
- a CDS encoding putative holin — encoded protein: MYEPLTLPVGVTTASAGVTFAAMFPEATPAVVVCSLAGAALYVLSSRPHRLWRQVLFALISFIGGVYCADMASEIIAALINAGLNQLSPPVTIRVTPAIGALVASTVCVSVLLRVMSKYHLNSDSNRKEGD